A portion of the Bubalus kerabau isolate K-KA32 ecotype Philippines breed swamp buffalo chromosome 1, PCC_UOA_SB_1v2, whole genome shotgun sequence genome contains these proteins:
- the PCBD2 gene encoding pterin-4-alpha-carbinolamine dehydratase 2 isoform X4: MQAFGFMSRVALQAEKMNHHPEWFNVYNKVQITLTSHDCGGLTKRDVKLAKFIEKAAASV, translated from the exons ATGCAGGCCTTTGGCTTTATGTCCCGAGTTGCCCTACAAGCAGAGAAGATGAATCATCACCCGGAATGGTTCAATGTGTACAACAAG gtCCAGATAACGCTCACATCGCATGACTGTGGCGGACTGACCAAAAGAGATGTGAAACTGGCCAAGTTTATTGAAAAAGCAGCTGCTTCTGTGTGA
- the PCBD2 gene encoding pterin-4-alpha-carbinolamine dehydratase 2 isoform X5, whose translation MSRVALQAEKMNHHPEWFNVYNKVQITLTSHDCGGLTKRDVKLAKFIEKAAASV comes from the exons ATGTCCCGAGTTGCCCTACAAGCAGAGAAGATGAATCATCACCCGGAATGGTTCAATGTGTACAACAAG gtCCAGATAACGCTCACATCGCATGACTGTGGCGGACTGACCAAAAGAGATGTGAAACTGGCCAAGTTTATTGAAAAAGCAGCTGCTTCTGTGTGA